In Spirobacillus cienkowskii, a genomic segment contains:
- a CDS encoding aspartate-semialdehyde dehydrogenase codes for MLELTIGIVGATGVVGQTAIDILTDSFTGFRVKNLKLFASRASVGKIINFNNKKIQIEDVNFESLATCHVLLFATDSKIALEFIPKLAEKGILCIDKSSAFRNHTQVPLVVPEINGELLSKENMLNFPVIASPNCCTIPLVMVLKPLYQKFKLQRAIVSTYQSVSGAGRPAMEVLTEETKNFFSSHDLACSKSEIFPKSIAFNVMPFVAAILEDGSTDEEAKIVAETRKILNNNLFPIAATSVRVPTFVGHGEAVTLEFANKVSIQEIKAALSQISGLCIIDALSSKDEEFEEFGEFVTPREAHGKDHVFVSRIRQVECFENGVSLWIVCDNLRKGAALNAIQMIEECALNGTLASLINK; via the coding sequence ATGCTCGAACTTACTATTGGGATTGTTGGTGCGACAGGTGTTGTTGGACAAACTGCAATTGATATATTAACGGATTCATTTACAGGATTTCGTGTAAAAAATTTAAAATTGTTTGCATCTCGCGCATCTGTTGGAAAAATTATTAATTTTAATAATAAAAAAATTCAAATTGAAGATGTTAATTTTGAATCATTAGCAACATGCCATGTGCTCCTTTTTGCGACTGATAGCAAAATTGCTTTAGAATTTATTCCTAAACTTGCAGAAAAAGGAATTCTTTGTATTGACAAGTCTTCAGCATTTCGCAACCACACGCAAGTTCCTTTAGTGGTTCCTGAAATTAATGGCGAGCTTCTCTCTAAAGAAAATATGCTCAATTTTCCTGTGATTGCAAGCCCAAATTGTTGTACAATTCCATTAGTGATGGTGTTAAAACCACTTTATCAAAAATTCAAACTTCAACGGGCAATTGTGTCAACCTATCAAAGTGTCTCGGGAGCAGGAAGACCTGCAATGGAAGTTCTCACCGAAGAGACAAAAAACTTTTTTTCAAGCCATGATCTTGCGTGCAGCAAATCAGAAATATTTCCAAAATCAATTGCATTTAATGTCATGCCCTTTGTGGCAGCAATTCTTGAAGATGGCTCTACAGATGAAGAAGCAAAAATTGTGGCTGAAACAAGAAAAATACTCAATAACAACCTATTTCCAATTGCAGCAACAAGTGTGCGTGTGCCAACGTTTGTCGGGCATGGAGAGGCGGTCACTCTAGAATTTGCAAACAAAGTTTCAATTCAAGAGATCAAAGCAGCTCTCTCCCAAATTTCGGGATTGTGCATTATTGACGCATTATCCTCTAAAGATGAAGAGTTTGAAGAATTTGGAGAATTTGTCACCCCTCGCGAAGCACACGGAAAAGATCACGTGTTTGTAAGTCGTATACGTCAGGTCGAATGTTTTGAAAATGGCGTCTCTCTTTGGATCGTGTGTGATAATCTGCGCAAAGGCGCCGCACTCAATGCAATTCAAATGATTGAAGAATGCGCACTCAATGGAACATTGGCGTCACTCATCAACAAATAA